From one Nycticebus coucang isolate mNycCou1 chromosome 14, mNycCou1.pri, whole genome shotgun sequence genomic stretch:
- the RCE1 gene encoding CAAX prenyl protease 2 isoform X1, which yields MAALGGDGLRLLSVSRPERQPESAALGGPGSGLCCWVSVFSCLSLACSYVGSLYVWKSELPRDHPAVIKRRFTSVLVVSSLSPLCVLLWRELTGIQPGTSLLTLMGFRLEGIFPAALLPLLLTMILFLGPLMQLSMDCPCDLADGLKVVLAPRSWARCLTDMRWLRNQVIAPLTEELVFRACMLPMLAPCTGLGPAVFTCPLFFGVAHFHHIIEQLRFRQSSVGSIFLSAVFQFSYTAVFGAYTAFLFIRTGHLIGPVLCHSFCNYMGFPAVCAALEHPQRWPLLAGYALGVGLFLLLLQPLTDPKLYGSLPLCVLLERAGHSKAPLCS from the exons ATGGCGGCGCTGGGCGGGGACGGGCTGCGCCTGCTGTCGGTGTCGCGGCCGGAGCGGCAGCCCGAGTCGGCGGCGCTGGGTGGCCCGGGCTCCGGGCTGTGCTGCTGGGTATCtgtattctcctgcctcagcctcgcctGCTCCTATGTGGGCAGCCTCTACGTCTGGAAGAGCGAGCTACCCAG GGACCACCCCGCCGTCATCAAGCGGCGCTTTACCAGTGTACTTGTGGTGTCCAGTCTCTCGCCTCTCTGCGTGTTGCTCTGGCGGGAACTCACAGGCATCCAG CCAGGCACATCCTTGCTCACCCTGATGGGCTTCAGGCTGGAGGGCATTTTCCCAGCAGCactgctgcctctgctgctgaCTATG ATCCTTTTCCTGGGCCCATTGATGCAGCTCTCTATGGATTGTCCCTGTGACCTAGCAGATGGACTGAAAGTAGTCTTGG CACCTCGCTCCTGGGCCCGCTGCCTCACAGACATGCGTTGGCTGCGGAACCAAGTGATCGCGCCCCTGACAGAAGAGCTAGTATTCCGGGCCTGCATGTTGCCCATGTTAGCACCGTGCACAGGCCTGGGCCCTGCTGTGTTCACCTGCCCACTCTTCTTTGGAGTTG CCCATTTTCACCACATAATTGAGCAGCTGCGTTTTCGCCAGAGCAGTGTAGGGAGCATCTTCTTATCTGCAG TGTTCCAGTTCTCCTACACAGCCGTCTTCGGTGCCTACACTGCTTTCCTCTTCATCCGCACAG GACACCTGATCGGGCCGGTTCTCTGCCACTCCTTCTGCAATTACATGGGCTTCCCCGCTGTATGTGCGGCCCTGGAGCACCCGCAGAGGTGGCCCCTGCTGGCAGGCTATGCCCTGGGTGTGGGGCTCTTCCTGCTTCTGCTCCAGCCCCTCACGGACCCCAAGCTCTACGGCAGTCTTCCCCTTTGTGTACTTTTGGAGCGGGCAGGACACTCAAAGGCTCCTCTGTGCTCCTGA
- the RCE1 gene encoding CAAX prenyl protease 2 isoform X3, which produces MGFRLEGIFPAALLPLLLTMILFLGPLMQLSMDCPCDLADGLKVVLAPRSWARCLTDMRWLRNQVIAPLTEELVFRACMLPMLAPCTGLGPAVFTCPLFFGVAHFHHIIEQLRFRQSSVGSIFLSAVFQFSYTAVFGAYTAFLFIRTGHLIGPVLCHSFCNYMGFPAVCAALEHPQRWPLLAGYALGVGLFLLLLQPLTDPKLYGSLPLCVLLERAGHSKAPLCS; this is translated from the exons ATGGGCTTCAGGCTGGAGGGCATTTTCCCAGCAGCactgctgcctctgctgctgaCTATG ATCCTTTTCCTGGGCCCATTGATGCAGCTCTCTATGGATTGTCCCTGTGACCTAGCAGATGGACTGAAAGTAGTCTTGG CACCTCGCTCCTGGGCCCGCTGCCTCACAGACATGCGTTGGCTGCGGAACCAAGTGATCGCGCCCCTGACAGAAGAGCTAGTATTCCGGGCCTGCATGTTGCCCATGTTAGCACCGTGCACAGGCCTGGGCCCTGCTGTGTTCACCTGCCCACTCTTCTTTGGAGTTG CCCATTTTCACCACATAATTGAGCAGCTGCGTTTTCGCCAGAGCAGTGTAGGGAGCATCTTCTTATCTGCAG TGTTCCAGTTCTCCTACACAGCCGTCTTCGGTGCCTACACTGCTTTCCTCTTCATCCGCACAG GACACCTGATCGGGCCGGTTCTCTGCCACTCCTTCTGCAATTACATGGGCTTCCCCGCTGTATGTGCGGCCCTGGAGCACCCGCAGAGGTGGCCCCTGCTGGCAGGCTATGCCCTGGGTGTGGGGCTCTTCCTGCTTCTGCTCCAGCCCCTCACGGACCCCAAGCTCTACGGCAGTCTTCCCCTTTGTGTACTTTTGGAGCGGGCAGGACACTCAAAGGCTCCTCTGTGCTCCTGA
- the RCE1 gene encoding CAAX prenyl protease 2 isoform X2, with the protein MAALGGDGLRLLSVSRPERQPESAALGGPGSGLCCWVSVFSCLSLACSYVGSLYVWKSELPRDHPAVIKRRFTSVLVVSSLSPLCVLLWRELTGIQPGTSLLTLMGFRLEGIFPAALLPLLLTMILFLGPLMQLSMDCPCDLADGLKVVLAPRSWARCLTDMRWLRNQVIAPLTEELVFRACMLPMLAPCTGLGPAVFTCPLFFGVAHFHHIIEQLRFRQSSVGSIFLSAGHLIGPVLCHSFCNYMGFPAVCAALEHPQRWPLLAGYALGVGLFLLLLQPLTDPKLYGSLPLCVLLERAGHSKAPLCS; encoded by the exons ATGGCGGCGCTGGGCGGGGACGGGCTGCGCCTGCTGTCGGTGTCGCGGCCGGAGCGGCAGCCCGAGTCGGCGGCGCTGGGTGGCCCGGGCTCCGGGCTGTGCTGCTGGGTATCtgtattctcctgcctcagcctcgcctGCTCCTATGTGGGCAGCCTCTACGTCTGGAAGAGCGAGCTACCCAG GGACCACCCCGCCGTCATCAAGCGGCGCTTTACCAGTGTACTTGTGGTGTCCAGTCTCTCGCCTCTCTGCGTGTTGCTCTGGCGGGAACTCACAGGCATCCAG CCAGGCACATCCTTGCTCACCCTGATGGGCTTCAGGCTGGAGGGCATTTTCCCAGCAGCactgctgcctctgctgctgaCTATG ATCCTTTTCCTGGGCCCATTGATGCAGCTCTCTATGGATTGTCCCTGTGACCTAGCAGATGGACTGAAAGTAGTCTTGG CACCTCGCTCCTGGGCCCGCTGCCTCACAGACATGCGTTGGCTGCGGAACCAAGTGATCGCGCCCCTGACAGAAGAGCTAGTATTCCGGGCCTGCATGTTGCCCATGTTAGCACCGTGCACAGGCCTGGGCCCTGCTGTGTTCACCTGCCCACTCTTCTTTGGAGTTG CCCATTTTCACCACATAATTGAGCAGCTGCGTTTTCGCCAGAGCAGTGTAGGGAGCATCTTCTTATCTGCAG GACACCTGATCGGGCCGGTTCTCTGCCACTCCTTCTGCAATTACATGGGCTTCCCCGCTGTATGTGCGGCCCTGGAGCACCCGCAGAGGTGGCCCCTGCTGGCAGGCTATGCCCTGGGTGTGGGGCTCTTCCTGCTTCTGCTCCAGCCCCTCACGGACCCCAAGCTCTACGGCAGTCTTCCCCTTTGTGTACTTTTGGAGCGGGCAGGACACTCAAAGGCTCCTCTGTGCTCCTGA